CTTCTGAAGATCGCGCCAAGCCACCGACTTCGTCGTTTTCAAATCGACGAAATCGCCGCTGTCGTTGGGGGTGTCGTCGGGCCGCGCCTTTTCGAAGAAGCCATATTTGTTGCGCCAGATCAACGACCGCTCCGGTGCGCCGCCGAGAATGCCCTGCTGGACGAGCGGAAACTTGCCAAGCGCGACGATCATGCCCTTGGCACGCTCGACCATCTCGGGCGTCATGATGTACTTGCCAGCCGCGATCTGCGCGGCCTTCCAGTCGCGCCATTCTTTCCGGTTGCCCTGATAGGCCACGCCACCGACCGTTGCGGGGCGAAGGACGCAGTCGTGATCGAAGGGCTCGCCTGCAACTGCGGCATGCACGAAGCGGCCCAGCGCCATCGACTCACTCTGCTCCGCATCATCAACGTGCGCGGGGTTGAACCGCGACCGCTCGAATGCATGCGCAGGCGACTTGTTCAGGTTGCGGTAGAAAGACGACGACGTGCTGACCTCGACGCACAGGTCAGGGCGATGATAGACGGCCAAGGGGATGCCCCGATAAGCACCAGGCGTGGCGATCTGGTTTCCGTCCCACTGGATAGACTGCATGACGACACGAACCTCCGGCGCAAAGCAGTGACGACCTTGGCGCGAGCCAAGGGCGGCGAAGTGCGATGATTTGGAAGCGGGTCACCTGCTACACGGCAGGTGATGACACCGTGGTTTCGAGATCATGAGGGGCGATGGTGATTTGCTGTTCTTTGCGCCCGCCTGATGTGATCGATTGTCAATCTCGCCTATTGCAGTGTCAACAGCTCGATGCAGCGCAGACCCGGAAAGTTTGATGCAGCGTGTTGCAACGCTTAACAGCCGCACCACCAAGTCATCATCGCTCGTCGATACTACCTGCCAGTTGAGCCAGACCCGTTATTTTGAGCTGCACGCAAAATTCCTCGTGACACGAGGCA
This region of Bradyrhizobium sp. CCGUVB1N3 genomic DNA includes:
- a CDS encoding PD-(D/E)XK nuclease-like domain-containing protein codes for the protein MQSIQWDGNQIATPGAYRGIPLAVYHRPDLCVEVSTSSSFYRNLNKSPAHAFERSRFNPAHVDDAEQSESMALGRFVHAAVAGEPFDHDCVLRPATVGGVAYQGNRKEWRDWKAAQIAAGKYIMTPEMVERAKGMIVALGKFPLVQQGILGGAPERSLIWRNKYGFFEKARPDDTPNDSGDFVDLKTTKSVAWRDLQKAIVEYGYVQQAALVMEGATALGLPATSFTFLFVESNAPFCVRAVTMKDEDIARGHALNELARKTFLQCYQSKHWPGPGDDHADAEYIDLPDWYRKSVDDRVKFALRENP